In Pectinatus sottacetonis, a genomic segment contains:
- a CDS encoding DUF512 domain-containing protein has translation KKYYKDQLHLTIVCGKSAEKVLSPLLNSFKIDNLYINTLAIINNFFGPAVTVTGLLTGQDILTALQKQENSCDGVILPSSALRTGENIFLDDYSLEELQKKYPHEIKVAADAKTLYELLTKWHNTKSIVKKDIYTWQSNAAYTK, from the coding sequence AAAAAATATTATAAGGACCAATTACATCTGACTATAGTCTGCGGTAAATCAGCTGAAAAAGTATTATCACCATTGCTCAACAGTTTCAAAATAGATAATTTATATATTAATACCTTAGCAATAATAAATAATTTTTTTGGTCCTGCTGTTACAGTAACTGGATTACTTACCGGGCAGGATATTTTAACTGCTTTGCAGAAACAGGAAAATTCTTGTGATGGGGTAATTTTACCTTCATCAGCTTTGCGCACAGGAGAAAATATTTTTTTAGATGATTATTCATTGGAAGAACTACAAAAAAAGTATCCCCACGAAATAAAAGTGGCTGCAGATGCCAAAACATTATATGAATTATTGACAAAATGGCATAATACTAAAAGCATCGTTAAAAAAGATATTTATACATGGCAGAGTAATGCTGCTTATACAAAATAA
- the der gene encoding ribosome biogenesis GTPase Der, with protein MSKPIVAIVGRPNVGKSTLFNQIGKKRVSIVEDFPGVTRDRIYMDAEWLDKKFTIIDTGGIELEGQDTILSSIRIQAQLAIEEADVIVFLTDGRAGMTNTDEEIARILRNTRKPVILAVNKIDTPKQALDIYEFYNLGLGEPTAIGASNALNIGDLLDRIAEAFGKIEIIEEDPDEIHIAVIGRPNVGKSSLVNAMLGEDRVIVSNIPGTTRDAIDTHFVKDDIKYTLIDTAGMRRKGKIDEPIERYSVIRALRAVDRSNVVLMVISAPEGVTEQDKKIAGYAHESGKGCIIVVNKWDLIKKDSKTPLRFTEDIRDGLGFLQYAPIIYISALTRQRIHRIPELVKYVAEQQNMRIQTSVLNQLIMDALSVNPPPSHKGKQLKIFFMTQADVNPPKFIIFVNDPELMHFSYVRFIENKLRESFGFEGTPLRLIVKGRKEEE; from the coding sequence TTGAGTAAACCCATAGTTGCAATAGTTGGCCGACCTAATGTCGGTAAATCAACCTTGTTTAATCAAATAGGGAAAAAGCGTGTTTCTATAGTTGAAGATTTTCCAGGGGTTACACGTGACAGAATCTATATGGATGCAGAATGGCTTGATAAAAAGTTCACCATAATTGATACTGGTGGTATAGAACTTGAAGGACAAGACACGATATTATCTTCTATTAGGATACAAGCCCAATTAGCTATAGAGGAAGCTGATGTTATAGTTTTTTTGACTGATGGACGTGCTGGTATGACTAATACTGACGAAGAAATAGCACGAATTTTACGCAATACACGGAAACCTGTAATTCTTGCAGTAAATAAAATTGATACTCCTAAACAAGCTCTTGATATTTACGAATTTTATAATTTAGGATTAGGTGAACCTACGGCAATTGGTGCATCTAATGCTTTGAATATTGGCGATCTACTGGACCGTATAGCTGAAGCTTTTGGTAAAATTGAAATTATAGAAGAAGACCCGGATGAAATACACATAGCAGTAATAGGAAGACCTAATGTAGGGAAATCATCACTAGTCAATGCTATGTTAGGAGAAGACCGAGTTATCGTAAGCAATATTCCAGGAACTACACGTGATGCTATAGATACACATTTTGTCAAGGATGATATAAAATATACTTTGATTGATACTGCCGGTATGCGCCGTAAGGGTAAAATCGATGAGCCTATAGAGCGCTATAGTGTTATAAGAGCCCTTAGGGCTGTAGATCGTAGCAATGTAGTACTAATGGTAATAAGTGCACCCGAAGGAGTTACTGAACAGGATAAGAAAATAGCAGGCTATGCCCACGAATCAGGTAAAGGCTGCATAATTGTTGTCAATAAGTGGGATTTAATAAAAAAAGATTCAAAAACACCACTGCGTTTTACCGAAGATATTCGTGATGGACTTGGTTTTTTACAATATGCACCCATTATATATATTTCTGCGCTTACCCGCCAAAGAATACATCGGATACCAGAACTTGTAAAATATGTAGCAGAACAGCAAAATATGCGTATTCAGACAAGTGTCCTTAATCAGCTTATAATGGATGCTTTATCTGTTAATCCTCCGCCATCACATAAGGGTAAACAATTAAAGATATTTTTTATGACGCAGGCTGATGTAAATCCACCTAAATTTATAATTTTTGTCAATGATCCAGAACTCATGCATTTTTCCTATGTTCGTTTTATTGAAAATAAACTGCGTGAAAGTTTTGGCTTTGAGGGTACACCTCTGCGTTTGATAGTGAAAGGGAGAAAGGAAGAAGAGTAA
- the hfq gene encoding RNA chaperone Hfq has translation MFVKAINLQDAFLNQARKENISVTIYLVNGFQLRGNVTGFDNFTVILDSNGKQQLVYKHAISTITPAHTLTMAAASEKKIVD, from the coding sequence ATTTTTGTGAAGGCTATTAATCTGCAAGATGCTTTTTTAAATCAGGCACGTAAAGAAAATATAAGTGTTACCATTTATCTTGTAAATGGGTTTCAATTACGCGGTAATGTTACAGGGTTTGATAACTTCACGGTTATTTTAGACAGTAATGGAAAACAACAGCTGGTATATAAACATGCTATATCAACAATTACTCCAGCACATACTTTGACAATGGCCGCTGCGAGCGAGAAGAAAATTGTTGATTAA
- the tsaA gene encoding tRNA (N6-threonylcarbamoyladenosine(37)-N6)-methyltransferase TrmO — MDIAIKPIGLIKSDFKVTTDIPRQSIYGKDKKACAIIDEEYALGLQGLQAGQFIEIVFYFNKSDKAPLLQYPCCGIEKKGVFSIRSPHRPNHIGISKVKILKIEKNIVYFTGVDMLNDTPIIDIKPSIAEI, encoded by the coding sequence ATGGATATAGCAATAAAACCTATAGGTCTTATCAAATCAGATTTTAAAGTAACTACGGATATTCCGCGTCAGAGTATATATGGGAAAGATAAAAAAGCATGTGCTATTATAGACGAAGAGTACGCATTAGGGTTACAAGGGCTGCAGGCAGGACAATTTATTGAAATAGTTTTTTATTTCAATAAATCGGATAAAGCCCCATTACTTCAATATCCTTGTTGCGGAATAGAGAAAAAAGGTGTTTTTTCTATACGTTCGCCACATCGACCAAATCATATAGGTATTTCTAAGGTAAAAATATTGAAAATAGAAAAAAACATAGTATATTTTACCGGTGTTGATATGCTCAATGACACTCCAATTATTGATATAAAACCTTCTATAGCAGAAATTTAA
- the recG gene encoding ATP-dependent DNA helicase RecG has translation MLFHTTQIIRQGIQMDIEKNIQYLKGVGPKKAYALGRLGIKNIYDLITYYPKRYNDQSEIENISSVKADEVVNISGRILNIQERASRQGMKITTAILADDTGSIQLVWFNQPFVKKTIKINEHLFVQGKIGYAYGGYGQLAVKQVISYFSLDTAGKKRNKFLPVYLLPEIIKPKFFRELIQRVLEKIDNIPCALAEPLRKKNQLLAKEDALRAIHFPASRNQLATARKMLIFEELFMIQCGLIYIRRLNDKNKHSIRCLGNNKLVRQLQQKLPFQLTNDQSRAWKEICHDMESAIPMQRLLQGDVGSGKTVIAMLALVKAVENGYQGTLMAPTEILARQHFNIFCTILQNLNIKTGILVGSLPAKAHKNALEKIANGQWQIVIGTHALIQDKVKFFNLGLVVTDEQHRFGIAQRANLETKAKCTPDVLIMTATPIPRTMTLTVYGDLDVSSLKHLPPGRKPVRTFLRTRTARPKIYKFLHDKIDEGRQAYVVCPLIELSDDINAISAEAVFKELSSGIFKDVNCALLHGKLPSREKEKIMQDFLDNKIQLLIATTVIEVGINVPNASIMVIEGADRFGLAQLHQLRGRIGRGQYRSYCILLSDNKNDKSRQRLSLMEKISDGFQLAEEDLLLRGPGQFFGSMQHGLPDLKIANVLSDAAILLDARKAAEEWCNNKSNDMNSIIQTIKLQYKNNFFKITDV, from the coding sequence ATGCTGTTTCATACAACACAGATTATAAGACAAGGGATTCAAATGGATATAGAAAAAAATATTCAGTATTTAAAAGGTGTCGGACCTAAAAAGGCATATGCCCTAGGCAGATTAGGTATAAAAAATATATATGACCTTATAACGTATTACCCAAAACGATATAATGATCAAAGTGAGATAGAAAATATCTCTTCCGTGAAAGCTGATGAAGTTGTTAATATTTCAGGTCGTATTTTAAATATACAAGAACGTGCTTCACGGCAGGGCATGAAAATAACTACAGCAATATTGGCTGATGATACAGGCTCTATACAACTGGTTTGGTTTAATCAGCCCTTTGTAAAAAAAACTATAAAAATAAATGAACACTTATTTGTTCAAGGCAAAATTGGTTATGCTTATGGTGGATATGGACAGCTTGCCGTTAAACAAGTGATTTCATATTTTTCCCTGGATACAGCGGGGAAAAAAAGAAATAAATTTCTGCCAGTTTATTTGCTGCCGGAAATCATAAAGCCAAAATTTTTTCGTGAATTAATACAGCGCGTTTTAGAAAAAATAGATAATATTCCATGTGCCTTGGCAGAACCACTAAGAAAAAAAAATCAGCTGCTAGCAAAAGAAGACGCACTTAGAGCAATTCATTTTCCGGCCAGCCGTAATCAATTGGCTACAGCGCGTAAAATGCTTATATTTGAAGAGTTGTTTATGATTCAATGTGGGCTTATATATATACGTAGACTCAACGATAAAAATAAGCACAGTATTCGCTGCCTGGGCAATAATAAACTTGTGCGGCAGCTTCAACAGAAATTACCATTTCAACTTACTAATGATCAATCCAGAGCATGGAAAGAAATCTGTCATGATATGGAGTCTGCTATCCCCATGCAACGCCTTTTACAGGGAGATGTAGGTTCCGGTAAAACAGTTATTGCTATGTTAGCATTAGTAAAAGCTGTAGAAAATGGCTACCAGGGAACATTGATGGCCCCGACAGAAATTCTTGCCAGGCAACACTTTAATATTTTTTGTACAATATTGCAAAATTTGAATATAAAAACAGGTATTCTCGTTGGCAGTTTACCAGCAAAAGCGCACAAAAATGCTTTGGAAAAAATTGCTAATGGGCAGTGGCAAATCGTTATTGGAACCCACGCATTAATTCAAGATAAGGTAAAGTTTTTTAATCTTGGACTCGTAGTTACTGATGAACAACACCGTTTTGGTATTGCCCAAAGGGCTAATTTAGAAACAAAAGCAAAATGTACACCTGATGTTTTGATAATGACTGCTACTCCTATTCCGCGTACGATGACACTAACAGTCTATGGAGATCTTGATGTTTCGTCGTTAAAACATCTGCCTCCTGGTAGGAAACCCGTCCGGACTTTTTTACGTACTAGGACAGCACGTCCTAAAATATATAAGTTTCTCCATGATAAAATAGATGAGGGTCGGCAGGCATATGTTGTTTGCCCGCTTATCGAGTTATCAGACGATATTAATGCCATTTCAGCAGAGGCCGTATTTAAAGAACTTTCTTCAGGTATATTTAAAGATGTAAACTGTGCTCTTTTGCATGGTAAATTACCATCGAGAGAAAAAGAAAAAATTATGCAAGATTTTCTTGATAACAAAATACAATTGCTTATTGCTACTACTGTAATAGAAGTAGGAATAAATGTACCTAATGCATCTATAATGGTAATAGAAGGAGCAGACAGATTTGGCTTGGCACAACTGCATCAATTGCGCGGTCGTATTGGCCGGGGCCAATACAGATCATATTGTATATTGTTGTCTGATAATAAAAATGATAAATCACGGCAAAGGTTATCCTTAATGGAAAAAATAAGTGACGGATTTCAGCTTGCAGAAGAAGACTTATTATTAAGAGGACCAGGACAATTTTTTGGTTCTATGCAGCACGGACTGCCTGATTTAAAGATCGCCAATGTCTTAAGTGATGCTGCGATACTGCTTGATGCTAGAAAAGCAGCAGAAGAATGGTGCAATAATAAAAGTAATGATATGAATTCTATTATACAAACAATCAAACTTCAATATAAAAACAATTTTTTTAAGATTACAGATGTTTAA
- a CDS encoding metal-dependent hydrolase, with product MIKFNFYGHSCFSLNTGKEIILVDPFFKENPLTDIKPKEISCDYILVSHAHFDHLGDAELIAKKNGAVIVAIPEVLALCSSIKKVQPMNIGGSLSFSFGWIRMTMAIHSSGVAGGLACGFVIKFKNGPTVYYSGDTALFSDMQIIGAKERIDYAILPIGDNFTMGNEDAARAVQFLKAHNVIPVHYNTWPVIKQDPKIFKQTAESIAAVKVHIVKPGESLDLSK from the coding sequence ATGATTAAATTTAATTTTTATGGACATTCTTGTTTTTCTTTAAATACAGGTAAAGAAATTATTCTAGTAGATCCCTTTTTCAAGGAAAATCCCTTGACAGATATAAAACCAAAGGAAATTTCCTGTGATTATATACTTGTCAGTCATGCCCATTTTGATCATTTAGGAGATGCTGAACTTATTGCTAAAAAAAATGGGGCTGTAATTGTAGCAATTCCTGAAGTCCTAGCTTTATGCAGTAGTATAAAGAAAGTACAACCGATGAATATTGGCGGATCATTAAGTTTTTCCTTTGGCTGGATCAGAATGACTATGGCAATTCATAGCAGTGGTGTTGCCGGAGGTCTTGCCTGTGGCTTCGTAATAAAATTTAAAAACGGGCCTACAGTTTATTATTCAGGTGATACTGCTCTTTTTTCCGACATGCAGATTATAGGTGCAAAAGAACGGATAGATTATGCTATTTTGCCTATTGGTGACAATTTCACGATGGGCAATGAAGACGCTGCTCGTGCAGTTCAGTTTTTAAAAGCGCATAATGTTATTCCTGTTCATTATAACACATGGCCGGTAATAAAACAGGACCCCAAAATTTTCAAGCAGACAGCAGAAAGTATTGCTGCTGTTAAAGTTCATATAGTAAAACCAGGTGAATCATTGGATTTAAGTAAATAA
- a CDS encoding tyrosine-type recombinase/integrase produces the protein MKKTPTAIPEAFMAIPDYIPEHEINDTTFVLNYKKLLERYLSHGKPSEDTLRNYYSSIDNYLEWCRYNKRHPLRITEYEFTYYRDMLIRLKMKKSSIKSKLNAVKQFYNAALKLKLISDNPAKDIGIKAYEPNDISPLKFLKLEQLKYLLAKIPDDNEDAVRDKTIVMLMALEGLRTIEVYRMSTTDIDWKIKTIYIHGKGHNDFIYPRDDVLKYLYKYIQQRYVDKNKYDKLGEPIFTSLSNRNKGGRMDRRNIRRNIDKWLSLAGFKKAGISCHMLRHTCGTLLYSKTKDLQVVKQVLRHSDVNITSKYAHVFSQMDNRYTSDINLNNK, from the coding sequence ATGAAAAAAACACCAACTGCTATTCCAGAAGCTTTTATGGCTATCCCAGATTATATACCTGAACATGAAATAAACGATACTACCTTTGTGCTTAATTATAAGAAACTTTTAGAACGGTATTTATCTCATGGTAAACCATCAGAAGATACATTACGCAATTATTATTCTTCCATAGATAATTATTTGGAATGGTGCCGTTATAACAAGAGACATCCACTGCGGATAACTGAATATGAATTTACATATTATCGTGACATGCTCATAAGGTTAAAAATGAAAAAAAGCAGCATAAAAAGTAAGCTCAATGCAGTTAAACAGTTTTATAATGCAGCATTGAAATTAAAACTTATTTCAGATAATCCTGCTAAAGACATAGGCATAAAAGCTTATGAACCTAATGATATTTCACCCTTAAAATTTTTAAAATTGGAGCAGCTTAAGTATTTATTGGCGAAAATTCCTGACGATAATGAGGATGCCGTACGTGACAAAACCATAGTCATGCTTATGGCACTAGAGGGACTGCGTACAATAGAGGTTTATCGTATGTCCACCACTGATATTGATTGGAAAATAAAAACTATTTATATCCATGGCAAAGGACATAATGATTTTATTTATCCACGTGATGATGTATTGAAATATTTGTATAAATATATACAGCAGCGCTATGTAGACAAAAATAAATATGATAAACTAGGAGAACCAATATTTACATCTTTGAGCAATAGAAATAAAGGTGGGCGCATGGATAGACGCAATATTCGGCGTAACATTGATAAATGGCTCTCTCTGGCTGGATTTAAAAAAGCAGGTATAAGTTGTCATATGCTGCGTCATACATGTGGTACCTTACTTTATAGTAAAACAAAGGATCTGCAGGTTGTTAAACAAGTGCTACGACATAGTGATGTCAATATCACCAGTAAATATGCTCATGTTTTCAGCCAAATGGATAATCGGTATACATCTGACATTAATTTGAATAACAAATAA
- the plsY gene encoding glycerol-3-phosphate 1-O-acyltransferase PlsY has product MSYLSTLIIGYFIGAIPNGLIIGKLIWHTDLRQHGSHNIGATNAWRTLGKKAGISIFLLDFFKGVLGVLTAVIVSNYNMIEPTPFLLILGGIMAIIGHSCSIFLLFKGGKGVATGLGVIAMLMPKAALCVFILWFIIVLFTHYVSLASIVAAVSVPLQAYYWDKSWQYIIFGILAAAFVVYRHHENIQRLINGTETKINFHGR; this is encoded by the coding sequence ATGAGCTATCTTTCTACTTTGATCATAGGATATTTTATTGGAGCCATTCCTAATGGACTCATTATAGGTAAATTAATCTGGCACACTGATTTGCGCCAACATGGGAGCCATAATATAGGTGCCACTAATGCATGGAGGACATTGGGAAAAAAAGCAGGAATTTCTATATTTTTGCTGGATTTTTTTAAGGGTGTACTAGGTGTACTGACTGCTGTCATTGTAAGTAATTACAACATGATCGAGCCAACACCTTTTTTGCTTATCCTGGGTGGTATCATGGCTATTATTGGGCATTCCTGTTCCATTTTTCTTTTATTCAAAGGAGGAAAAGGTGTAGCAACTGGACTTGGCGTTATAGCAATGCTCATGCCCAAAGCTGCTTTATGCGTATTCATATTATGGTTCATAATTGTACTGTTTACACATTATGTTTCTCTGGCCTCTATAGTTGCCGCTGTATCAGTTCCCTTGCAAGCATATTATTGGGATAAATCATGGCAATATATTATTTTTGGTATTTTAGCAGCTGCATTTGTAGTTTACAGACATCATGAAAATATTCAGCGGCTAATAAATGGAACAGAAACAAAAATAAATTTTCATGGTCGATAA
- a CDS encoding thiamine diphosphokinase, producing MSYKIFLPQLAVTLHKDREITTKILLITGGRTPDTAWLKRTANQRIIYCADHGLDICIDAGLIPDYILGDGDSVDSLNWQWAESIGIPVDKYPSAKNFTDTQLALEQINQKYPQSDIIITGMFGGRFDHLYSSIFSAAAVLTESNVICAADDKEILIYLKAESAVLKCEKIPESISLLPLEEKCHDVSINNVKWPLDKVILKQKTPYAISNVLKNDNKIKVKTGRGILGVYFYWPNN from the coding sequence ATGTCTTACAAAATATTTTTACCCCAGCTGGCTGTAACTTTACATAAGGATAGGGAAATAACCACAAAAATTTTACTCATTACAGGTGGTCGAACCCCTGATACCGCATGGCTTAAAAGAACTGCTAATCAAAGGATTATCTATTGTGCCGATCACGGTCTTGATATATGCATTGATGCAGGGTTGATCCCTGATTATATATTAGGTGATGGTGACAGTGTCGATAGTTTAAATTGGCAATGGGCAGAATCTATAGGCATTCCTGTAGATAAATATCCCTCTGCCAAAAATTTTACTGATACACAGTTGGCACTTGAGCAAATAAATCAAAAATATCCACAGTCAGATATTATCATCACCGGAATGTTTGGCGGTCGATTTGATCATTTATATAGTAGTATTTTTTCTGCAGCAGCAGTTTTGACCGAAAGTAATGTTATCTGCGCTGCTGATGATAAAGAAATACTTATTTACCTCAAAGCAGAATCAGCTGTTTTAAAATGTGAGAAAATACCGGAAAGCATTTCTTTACTACCCTTAGAAGAGAAGTGTCACGATGTCAGTATAAATAATGTCAAATGGCCTTTAGACAAAGTTATTTTGAAACAAAAAACACCTTACGCAATAAGCAATGTTCTAAAAAATGACAATAAAATAAAAGTAAAAACAGGACGAGGCATACTAGGTGTATATTTTTACTGGCCTAACAATTGA
- a CDS encoding aminopeptidase encodes MAKEKSKKDDKKSVWEKYTKKEKGDLQILCDNYRKFLTVGKTERRCVEEIIRQAEESGYKNIQTIIDSKGSIHTGDKVYAICMKKSVVMFNIGSEPLESGMSILGAHIDSPRLDIKQNPLYEDGGLAYMDTHYYGGIKKYQWVTIPLAIHGVVVKKDGKIIDITIGEKETDPVFCVTDLLIHLAQDQMKKTASDAVSGESLDLLVGSLPLKGEEKEAVKENVLKLLKSTYDIEEDDLLSAELEIVPAGGARELGFDRSMIISYGQDDRVCAYTSLVAMLETKNTKKTACCLLVDKEEIGSVGATGMQSKFFENALAEVMNLLGTYNELNMRRCLANSKMLSSDVTSGYDALYASSFDKKNVAYLGKGMAFNKFTGSRGKSGSNDANAEYLGEIRAMMDKHNVNIQFSELGRVDLGGGGTIAYIMALYGMQVIDSGVAVLNMHAPWEVTSKIDVYETKKGYCAFLIEA; translated from the coding sequence ATGGCTAAAGAAAAAAGTAAAAAAGATGATAAAAAGTCAGTTTGGGAAAAATACACCAAAAAAGAAAAAGGAGATTTACAAATTCTTTGCGATAATTATCGCAAATTTTTAACTGTCGGGAAAACCGAACGTAGATGTGTAGAAGAAATAATCCGCCAAGCAGAAGAAAGTGGTTATAAAAATATACAGACAATAATTGATAGTAAGGGTAGTATCCATACTGGAGATAAAGTTTATGCTATATGCATGAAAAAATCAGTTGTTATGTTTAATATTGGCAGTGAACCATTAGAAAGTGGTATGTCCATATTAGGGGCACATATTGACAGTCCACGACTTGACATAAAACAAAATCCACTTTATGAAGATGGTGGGCTAGCATATATGGATACCCATTATTATGGAGGCATTAAAAAATATCAATGGGTAACGATTCCTCTAGCTATCCATGGTGTAGTTGTAAAAAAGGATGGTAAAATAATAGATATTACCATAGGTGAAAAAGAAACTGATCCTGTTTTCTGTGTAACTGATTTATTGATCCATCTCGCCCAGGATCAAATGAAGAAGACTGCCAGTGATGCTGTTTCCGGTGAGTCATTGGATCTACTAGTCGGTTCTCTACCTTTAAAAGGTGAAGAAAAAGAAGCTGTGAAGGAAAATGTGCTTAAATTATTAAAATCGACCTATGATATTGAAGAAGATGATCTATTATCAGCCGAATTAGAAATCGTACCAGCCGGAGGAGCGAGAGAATTAGGTTTTGACCGCAGCATGATAATTTCTTATGGACAGGACGACAGAGTATGTGCATACACTTCTTTAGTCGCAATGTTGGAAACTAAGAATACTAAAAAAACTGCCTGCTGTTTGCTGGTAGATAAAGAAGAAATAGGCAGTGTTGGTGCTACGGGTATGCAATCAAAATTTTTCGAAAATGCTTTAGCTGAAGTAATGAATTTATTGGGTACATATAATGAATTGAATATGCGGCGTTGTCTGGCTAATTCTAAAATGCTTTCTTCTGATGTAACGTCAGGTTATGATGCCCTTTATGCTTCTTCCTTTGACAAAAAAAATGTAGCTTATCTTGGTAAAGGAATGGCTTTTAATAAATTTACTGGTTCACGGGGAAAATCTGGTTCTAATGATGCTAATGCAGAATATTTAGGTGAAATACGTGCTATGATGGATAAACATAATGTTAATATTCAATTTTCAGAACTCGGCCGTGTTGACTTAGGCGGTGGAGGAACTATTGCCTATATCATGGCTTTATACGGAATGCAGGTAATTGACAGTGGTGTCGCTGTTCTTAATATGCATGCACCGTGGGAAGTAACAAGTAAAATTGATGTGTATGAAACTAAGAAGGGTTATTGTGCTTTTTTAATAGAAGCATAA
- the miaA gene encoding tRNA (adenosine(37)-N6)-dimethylallyltransferase MiaA, producing the protein MTKILNLSNNRYKEKVVIILGPTAVGKTELSLKLAQNLKAEIISGDSMLVYKNFNIGTAKPVPEELTRVRHHLVNILSPEESFDVTKFCTRAKIIITELNKKNIIPVIAGGTGLYIKSLVEGYQFNTAPEDPEYRSYLETIAKKYGREYVLNLLKKVDPETAQRLHINNFRRIIRALEVYKYNKDKISHKKSFTNNELLYDAAVIGLNRNRDNLYARINERVDLMIKDGWVNEVASLLKGGVHPSCHAMQAIGYRQLTTYLEHKITLPEAIDDIKKATRHFAKRQLTWYKKMPYIKWFEVDKISSELLWKKVYEFIIKKFEDK; encoded by the coding sequence ATGACAAAAATCCTCAATTTATCAAATAACAGATACAAAGAAAAAGTTGTTATTATACTTGGCCCAACAGCAGTAGGAAAAACTGAATTAAGTTTAAAATTGGCACAAAATTTAAAGGCAGAAATAATTTCAGGTGATTCTATGCTGGTGTACAAAAATTTTAATATTGGAACAGCAAAACCAGTTCCAGAAGAACTTACACGTGTAAGACACCATTTAGTTAATATATTATCGCCGGAAGAATCGTTTGATGTGACTAAATTTTGTACTAGAGCCAAAATTATAATAACTGAATTAAATAAAAAAAATATTATTCCTGTGATTGCTGGCGGTACAGGTCTTTATATAAAATCACTAGTAGAAGGATATCAGTTTAATACAGCTCCAGAAGATCCTGAATATCGATCATATCTGGAAACTATAGCGAAAAAATATGGTCGAGAATATGTATTAAATTTATTAAAAAAAGTAGATCCTGAAACAGCACAGCGATTGCATATTAATAACTTTCGCAGAATAATACGTGCGCTGGAAGTATATAAATACAATAAAGATAAAATTTCCCATAAAAAATCATTCACCAATAATGAGTTATTGTATGATGCTGCAGTTATTGGCTTGAACCGCAACCGTGATAATCTATACGCGCGTATTAATGAACGCGTGGATTTAATGATAAAGGATGGTTGGGTAAATGAAGTGGCATCTTTACTGAAAGGCGGTGTACATCCTTCTTGTCATGCGATGCAGGCAATAGGCTATCGTCAGCTTACCACTTACTTAGAACATAAAATTACTTTGCCGGAAGCTATTGATGATATAAAAAAAGCTACACGGCATTTTGCTAAAAGACAGCTTACCTGGTATAAAAAAATGCCTTATATCAAATGGTTTGAAGTTGATAAAATCTCATCAGAACTATTATGGAAAAAAGTCTATGAATTTATAATAAAAAAATTTGAAGATAAATAG